One window of the Podospora pseudocomata strain CBS 415.72m chromosome 7, whole genome shotgun sequence genome contains the following:
- a CDS encoding hypothetical protein (EggNog:ENOG503PGC6; COG:A): MSRSQAHHQNLVLVTVPPGNITGLYYVTIANFSHSTTWKDLKAFVSQVCEVDFCLIYDPTAGFVRVKGLENFEKAYKFLDGNTLHYRCLQADARNRDQSTVVKLPPNDYHAIMLKGHQRGRVVEDPSAPQPAPDTYYAYPTNPDPVDTMGRNSECTSPIQYTTDQTWPSYPAYTTTPQEYPPTTLQDLPVAQPFPGTTLYPNPGETYYPGPPGSNTTEGYYPAPPHQEFFDPSSSLTNEFSSLSLSYPLSSDLILLENRKIILLNLDKRRLDQSYISSLLSTFCPPAYSTAIEQIEIPISSRSRENKPKGTAFITFSSAEVAMGAVDCLNGVAFGGRGLTARLAEGIPAGRDGKKNRGVMEEQKRERRRERRGGGGDGGGERREEGAPVVVDGSRGRPVIVNGSRRERGGRA; encoded by the exons ATGTCTCGCAGCCaagcccatcaccaaaatCTGGTTCTTGTCACAGTCCCGCCGGGGAATATCACTGGATTATATTACGTCACTATTGCAAAT TTCTCACACAGCACAACATGGAAAGATCTCAAGGCTTTTGTTTCTCAAGTCTGCGAGGTAGACTTTTGCCTGATCTATGACCCGACCGCGGGCTTCGTCCGGGTCAAGGGGCTGGAGAACTTTGAGAAGGCGTACA AGTTCCTAGACGGCAACACCCTTCACTACCGCTGCCTCCAAGCCGACGCCAGAAACAGAGACCAGTCCACCGTCGTCAAGCTCCCGCCCAACGACTACCACGCCATCATGCTCAAAGGGCACCAACGAGGCCGCGTAGTCGAAGACCCCTCCGccccccagccagccccagaCACATACTACGCCTACCCAACCAACCCTGACCCGGTCGACACCATGGGACGCAACTCAGAGTGCACCTCCCCGATCCAGTACACCACCGACCAAACCTGGCCCTCCTACCCAgcctacaccaccaccccccaagaatacccccccaccaccctccaagaCCTCCCCGTTGCTCAGCCCTTCCCTGGCACAACCCTTTACCCCAACCCAGGGGAAACCTACTACCCCGGTCCCCCaggcagcaacaccaccgaaGGATACTACCCCGCCCCTCCACATCAAGAATTCTTCgacccttcctcctcccttaCTAACGagttctcctccctctccctatCCTACCCCCTCTCATCggacctcatcctcctcgaaaaCCGCAAGATCATCTTGCTAAACCTCGATAAACGCCGCCTCGACCAGTCGTACATCTCTTCTTTGCTATCCACCTTTTGCCCACCAGCGTACTCCACCGCCATAGAACAAATCGAGATTCCTATCAGTTCCAGGTCCCGAGAAAACAAACCCAAGGGAACGGCGTTTATTACCTTCTCGTCGGCAGAGGTTGCCATGGGGGCGGTGGATTGTCTGAACGGGGTtgcttttggggggagggggctgaCGGCTaggttggcggaggggatTCCTgctgggagggatgggaagaagaacaggggggtgatggaggagcagaagagggagcggaggagggagaggcgggggggtgggggtgatggtgggggggagaggagggaggagggggcgccggtggtggtggatgggagtAGGGGGCGGCCGGTTATTGTTAATGGGAgtaggagggagaggggggggagggcgtga
- a CDS encoding hypothetical protein (EggNog:ENOG503NYMS; COG:S), with product MKFSRSLKSSSHSVPSPDGQHIATLLSSLVHIRAVRSPEVVNVIKLPQDFAGPILGFQWSPSSRLLLIAGPEQVRVVSALDSSFHAAIRTASVPGTKPAYVGFGASDAEVCVISSYGLKFSLFDLTSSRVAEINTPKVFSPSSASRCFSFRPQTRHLALLSRVSGKDLISIHSYPTRELQRSWAPDTIDAQGITWSPDGRWLVVWESAAQGHKVIFYTSDGHLFKTWSGPANPSLEDRDYAIGAGVKALQLSADARFLAVGDCSRSVCIFNMASVTETMRLRHPKSVASTETLQVWQEQIGVSQTGPIMHTFLRTTQVISPAPRLQDNSEPVSGCAAISFDPTSALVATRLEDSPGTVWIWDLEAAELRAVLLFHGNISVLSWHPHVAETLLIRCEGEQYNGIVFVWDPLSEGPRSVDFSQHLPGLKTSGKPRASWLGSGMASGPSLFFSDAQHYVLGCLIELDEVAPPWASHHSPEPSYAAETREESPLELVPAEQDGPDRARAVEDDDDDYSELEDTFVHKR from the exons ATGAAGTTCTCCAGGAGCCTAaagt CATCATCGCACTCTGTCCCCAGTCCAGACGGCCAACATATTGCGACTCTTCTCTCATCCCTTGTCCATATCAGAGCCGTCCGCAGCCCGGAGGTTGTCAATGTGATCAAACTGCCCCAGGACTTTGCCGGCCCCATTCTCGGTTTCCAGTGGTCACCGTCATCACGCCTGTTGCTCATAGCTGGACCTGAACAAGTTCGCGTTGTTTCTGCGCTTGACAGCAGCTTCCATGCTGCCATCCGAACCGCCTCTGTGCCCGGCACGAAGCCAGCTTATGTTGGCTTTGGTGCCTCAGATGCCGAGGTCTGCGTGATCTCGTCATACGGCCTGAAGTTCTCTCTGTTCGATCTCACCTCGTCTAGGGTTGCCGagatcaacacccccaaggTTTTTTCTCCTTCGTCCGCTTCTAGATGCTTTTCTTTTCGGCCCCAAACACGTCATCTTGCCTTGCTCTCCAGAGTCTCTGGCAAAGACCTAATAAGCATTCACTCATATCCGACCAGAGAGTTGCAGAGGTCATGGGCTCCTGATACCATTGATGCCCAGGGAATTACATGGAGCCCAGACGGACGATGGCTTGTCGTCTGGGAATCAGCTGCGCAGGGACACAAAGTAATCTTCTATACGTCAGATGGACACTTGTTCAAGACCTGGTCAGGCCCTGCGAATCCTTCATTGGAGGACAGAGACTACGCCATTGGAGCCGGCGTCAAGGCGCTTCAGCTGTCAGCCGATGCCCGTTTCCTAGCTGTTGGCGATTGTAGTCGGTCAGTGTGCATTTTCAACATGGCTTCCGTAACAGAGACTATGCGCCTTCGTCATCCAAAGTCTGTTGCTTCCACAGAGACACTCCAG GTCTGGCAAGAGCAGATCGGCGTGTCGCAAACTGGCCCTATCATGCACACCTTCTTGCGGACTACGCAGGTCATCTCCCCGGCGCCCCGGCTGCAGGACAACTCAGAGCCTGTGTCGGGCTGTGCGGCCATCTCATTCGATCCCACGTCGGCACTCGTAGCCACACGGCTGGAAGACTCACCCGGCACGGTCTGGATCTGGGATCTGGAGGCCGCAGAGTTGCGTGCAGTGCTGCTCTTCCACGGGAACATCAGCGTCCTGTCGTGGCATCCTCATGTTGCCGAGACACTTCTCATTCGATGCGAGGGCGAGCAATACAATGGTATCGTCTTTGTGTGGGACCCTCTCTCAGAAGGGCCTCGATCAGTTGACTTttcccaacacctccctGGACTCAAAACAAGTGGCAAGCCCCGGGCCTCGTGGTTAGGGTCTGGTATGGCAAGTGGTCCGtcgctcttcttctcagACGCCCAGCATTACGTACTGGGTTGTCTGATCGAACTGGACGAAGTTGCACCTCCGTGGGCCAGCCACCACAGTCCGGAGCCGAGCTACGCAGCAGAGACACGGGAAGAGTCGCCGCTCGAACTGGTTCCGGCAGAACAGGACGGTCCAGACAGGGCCAGAGCCgttgaagacgacgacgatgactaCAGCGAACTAGAGGACACCTTTGTGCACAAAAGGTAG
- a CDS encoding hypothetical protein (EggNog:ENOG503NV9S; COG:H) translates to MGAVARCLSQRIRLGTLHTPTTNRRPRTTPSQFRGVASATLAHPFQGVQTFSALPAPSPAVDEPLPQPPSPHRLPPSPADRGSRVIRPTPPPSSSSRKDRIREARPFSDFLTDNFDRQHDYLRISVTERCNLRCLYCMPEEGVPLSPQKELLTTPEIVMLSSLFVSQGVTKIRLTGGEPTVRRDIVPLMQQIGALRAHGLRELCLTTNGLSLHRKLDAMVEAGLTGVNLSLDTLDQWQYQLMTRRAGFSAVQKTIDRIFELNRAGAGIKFKINCVVMRGVNDREILPFVEMTREKDVEVRFIEYMPFDGNKWSKGKMFSYQEMLDLIRSRYPDLQREAGHKNDTSKTFQVPGFVGKLGFVTSMTHNFCGTCNRLRITSDGNLKVCLFGNAEVSVRDILRKVNGGEPIDEEALELLKQTALDGLKQSSQLLVPNSEELLNVIGIAVKRKKEKHAGLGELEHMKNRPMILIDPPATFQRHHSRWHHHIGFAPSTSLTNKGPAPLSGFPVPGSGSTSGFQQLRLFTSISRQFRQDGKDNDSKGPKLTHVTSSGEAHMVSISDKTPTKRVATAKCTVYFSDPAVLRLIKENQMKKGDVLGVARIAGIMAAKRTPDLIPLCHPIALTHAEVELAPVEANIKDETNGQNKRGAIEIVATVSCDGKTGVEMEALTAASTAALTVYDMCKAVDKAIVIEGLRVVLKEGGKSGKWEMP, encoded by the exons ATGGGTGCGGTTGCGCGCTGTCTGTCCCAGCGCATCCGGCTCGGGACGCTGCATACGCCAACGACGAATAGAAGGCCCCGAACGACTCCGTCACAATTTCGAGGTGTTGCGTCGGCGACTCTCGCCCATCCCTTTCAAGGGGTCCAGACGTTTTCTGCTTTGCCTGCGCCGTCACCAGCTGTCGACgaacctcttcctcaacctccatcaccacaccgACTGCCCCCCAGCCCTGCTGACCGCGGCTCCCGGGTTATTAGACCGACGCCCCCGCCGTCATCGAGCTCTCGCAAGGATCGCATCCGCGAGGCCAGGCCCTTCTCCGATTTCCTCACGGATAACTTCGATCGCCAGCACGACTACTTGCGCATCTCCGTAACTGAGCGATGCAACCTACGATGTCTATACTGCATGCCTGAAGAGGGTGTGCCCCTCTCGCCTCAGAAGgagctcctcaccacccccgaaaTTGTGATGCTCTCGTCTCTGTTTGTGTCCCAGGGCGTTACCAAAATTCGTCTGACGGGAGGCGAGCCCACTGTGCGGCGGGATATTGTGCCTTTGATGCAGCAGATCGGAGCCCTGCGAGCCCACGGCCTTCGCGAGCTCtgcctcaccaccaatgGCCTATCGCTCCACCGCAAACTGGACGCCATGGTAGAGGCTGGCTTGACGGGAGTAAACCTGTCTCTCGACACTCTGGACCAATGGCAGTATCAGTTGATGACGCGGCGGGCGGGATTCAGCGCCGTACAGAAGACTATCGACCGCATTTTCGAGCTGAACCGCGCGGGCGCGGGCATCAAGTTCAAGATCAACTGTGTGGTCATGCGCGGGGTGAACGACCGGGAGATTCTGCCATTTGTGGAAATGACGCGGGAGAAGGATGTCGAGGTGCGCTTCATTGAGTACATGCCGTTTGACGGCAACAAGTGGAGCAAGGGCAAGATGTTCAGCTACCAAGAGATGCTGGACCTGATCCGCTCCCGGTATCCGGACCTTCAAAGGGAGGCGGGCCACAAGAACGACACAAGCAAGACCTTCCAGGTGCCAGGCTTTGTTGGCAAGCTTGGGTTCGTCACGAGCATGACCCACAACTTTTGCGGGACATGCAACAGGCTCCGGATCACCAGTGACGGCAACCTAAAGGTGTGCCTCTTTGGGAATGCCGAGGTTTCCGTAAGAGACATCTTGCGAAAGGTGAACGGGGGCGAGCCAATCGACGAGGAAGCCTTGGAGTTGCTGAAGCAAACTGCCCTGGACGGCTTGAAACAATCATCACAGCTGTTGGTACCCAACTCTGAAGAGCTCCTCAACGTGATTGGTATTGCTGTAAAgcggaagaaggaaaagcaCGCTGGCCTCGGCGAGCTGGAGCATATGAAAAACAGGCCTATGATACTGATCG ATCCGCCAGCCACGTTTCAGCGGCACCATTCTCGGTGGCATCATCACATCGGTTTCGCGCCAAGTACCAGCCTTACCAACAAGGGGCCAGCACCTCTCAGCGGCTTTCCGGTCCCGGGCTCTGGCAGCACCTCTGGTTTCCAGCAGCTACGCCTCTTCACGAGCATATCTCGGCAGTTCCGTCAAGATGGCAAGGACAACGATTCCAAAGGTCCGAAACTGACGCATGTCACCTCTTCTGGAGAGGCCCATATGGTCTCGATTTCAGACAAGACGCCCACAAAACGCGTGGCCACAGCCAAATGTACTGTGTACTTCTCGGACCCGGCGGTTCTCAGACTTATCAAAGAGAATCAAATGAAAAAGGGAGATGTGCTCGGAGTGGCGAGGATAGCGGGCATCATGGCGGCGAAACGGACGCCGGACCTCATTCCACTGTGCCATCCTATTGCTCTGACGCATGCCGAGGTCGAGCTGGCGCCTGTGGAAGCAAACATTAAAGACGAAACCAATGGCCAGAACAAGAGAGGCGCGATTGAGATTGTGGCAACAGTTTCTTGTGATGGCAAAACGGGCGTGGAGATGGAAGCGCTCACAGCTGCGTCAACCGCTGCCCTGACAGTCTACGACATGTGTAAAGCGGTCGACAAGGCAATAGTCATCGAGGGCTTGAGAGTAGTTCTCAAGGAGGGTGGCAAGAGCGGAAAATGGGAGATGCCATGA
- the YKT6 gene encoding palmitoyltransferase (EggNog:ENOG503NYFR; COG:U; BUSCO:EOG09264CP4) — MKLYYVGVLDNTKSPAIQLCAEHELSEFSRFTRDEYGKFMTMISKTVAERTKPGQRQSVEEQDYVVHCYARSEGVAGVVITKDYPHIAAHSVLSKLMDQFLSEVPLSTVQAAKNNGDVSFPALKDYLNNYQDANNASSIAKIQQELDETKIVLHKAIDSVLQRGEKLDDLVAKSSDLSAQSKMFYKSAKKQNSCCLVM; from the exons ATGAAGCTCTACTACGTCGGCGTGCTGGACAACACCAAGTCCCCCGCCATCCAGCTATGCGCCGAGCACGAGCTCAGCGAGTTCTCTCGCTTCACGCGGGATGAGTATGGCAAGTTCATGACCATGATCAGCAAGACGGTGGCGGAGCGGACAAAGCCTGGGCAGAGGCAGAGtgtggaggagcagg ACTATGTCGTCCACTGCTACGCCCGCTCCGAAGGCGTCGCCGGCgtcgtcatcaccaaggaCTACCCCCACATCGCCGCCCACAGCGTCCTCTCCAAGCTCATGGACCAGTTCCTCTCCGAAGTCCCACTATCCACCGTCCAGGCCGCCAAGAACAACGGCGATGTTTCCTTCCCGGCGTTGAAGGACTATCTGAACAACTACCAAGACGCAAACAATGCGAGCAGCATCGCCAAGATCCAGCAGGAACTGGACGAGACGAAGATTGTGTTGCATAAGGCTATTGATAGC GTCCTGCAACGTGGCGAGAAGTTGGATGACTTGGTGGCCAAGAGCTCTGATTTGAGCGCGCAGAGCAAGATGTTTTACAAGTCGGCTAAGAAGCAGAATTCGTGCTGCTTGGTTATGTAa
- a CDS encoding hypothetical protein (EggNog:ENOG503P64R; COG:S), with translation MATDFIMPQMPIQQQQPQAHHFYSQPQQQQQQQQPYRAQQHSGFQLAPIATPYQPSTQQNTQVSPLSTSGNSPTSPKNYMTRQIRPLYVPAVLRPTEFPSKVPARPKSEHEPESPEEEPLRHSNSFMSLGGLSGGLSASLGLTRRSTGDSAKYVDGTWNLDLFPNPTGTPTRKHWKLDQDALICDHATCKKSFNTFTRRHHCRRCGNIFCGAHSDYQIPLDQDANYNPRGVPSRACAHCFNQFRAWRSRANSQSSSRGSSDGGNAPETPGTPTATAPVAAIAPGLMRPLQARVAEVAHSVPRDWNWSTF, from the exons ATGGCGACCGACTTCATAATGCCCCAGATGCCCAttcagcaacaacagccccaagcccaccactTTTACtcgcagccgcagcagcagcagcagcagcagcaaccttaTCGTGCTCAGCAGCACTCTGGCTTTCAGCTGGCTCCGATCGCAACTCCTTATCAGCCTTCCACGCAGCAAAATACCCAGGTGTCGCCGCTCAGCACATCCGGCAACTCGCCGACTTCGCCCAAGAACTACATGACGCGCCAAATCCGGCCGCTCTACGTACCTGCTGTGCTGCGCCCGACCGAGTTTCCATCCAAGGTTCCGGCGCGACCAAAGTCGGAGCATGAGCCTGAGTCTCCTGAGGAGGAACCATTGCgtcacagcaacagcttCATGAGCCTTGGTGGGTTGAGTGGAGGGTTGAGCGCGTCATTGGGTTTGACCAGACGGTCTACTGGCGATAGCGCCAAATACGTCGATGGAACTTGGAATCTGGACCTCTTTCCCAATCCGACTGGCACCCCTACCCGGAAACATTGGAAG TTGGACCAGGATGCACTTATCTGTGATCACGCGACCTGCAAAAAGTCCTTCAACACGTTCACCAGAAGACATCACTGCCGGCGCTGCGGCAACATCTTCTGCGGCGCTCACAGCGACTATCAAATCCCCCTTGATCAGGACGCCAACTACAACCCTCGTGGTGTTCCCAGCCGCGCCTGCGCTCACTGCTTCAACCAGTTCAGGGCATGGCGCAGTCGTGCAAACAGCCAGTCCTCCAGCAGGGGTTCATCTGATGGAGGCAACGCTCCCGAGACACCCGGCACCCCTACCGCCACCGCCCCAGTCGCCGCTATCGCTCCTGGCCTGATGAGGCCCCTTCAAGCTCGCGTGGCCGAGGTGGCACACAGTGTTCCCAGAGACTGGAATTGGAGCACCTTTTAA
- a CDS encoding hypothetical protein (EggNog:ENOG503NW0G; COG:I): MISFDSAALGLPDWSLFKFPPPADAGFIPPPPPGTTSFAPPFEIPDHIYQAVLDPKVPLTIAAVYAVSAKLLNAYNKSTGKKPWGISKTLPFKWFVIAHNIFLAVYSAWTWWGMFNALRRTVVSPLGPTGVSGFLDSMCQINGESGAGNAIFWDEAAGSWQTFTADGVMVASAEPSRYAAGRMWNEGLAFYGWLFYLSKFYEVFDTLIILAKGKLSSTLQTYHHAGAMMCMWAGMRYMSVPIWIFVFFNSFIHAMMYTYYTVTAFNIRVPMFIKRSLTSMQITQFLVGGSGAMIHSFIYYTIPVMAGESVSASSAAASASAAANASAGLVGSIKNSFGRQVTPCITSSGTTFAIWLNVFYLTPLTYLFVSFFIESYLRRSNAPAKNVKNRRLSNSVAIAEKAGWEAAKNVEREVYGESNEGAAKKGKNGRVLRNRN; encoded by the exons ATGATCTCCTTCGACTCCGCTGCCCTGGGCCTGCCCGACTGGTCCCTCTTCAAGttccctcccccagcagaCGCCGGCTTcattcccccaccaccgcccggCACCACctcttttgctcctcctttCGAGATCCCCGACCACATCTACCAGGCCGTGCTCGACCCCAAGGTCCCTctcaccatcgccgccgtcTATGCCGTCTCGGCTAAGCTCCTCAATGCCTACAACAAGTCTACGGGCAAGAAGCCCTGGGGCATCAGCAAGACCCTTCCCTTCAAGTGGTTCGTGATCGCCCAcaacatcttcctcgccgtctACTCCGCCTGGACCTGGTGGGGCATGTTCAACGCTCTCCGCCGCACTGTTGTCAGCCCTCTGGGCCCTACTGGCGTCTCTGGCTTCCTCGACTCCATGTGCCAGATCAACGGCGAAAGTGGTGCCGGTAACGCTATCTTCTGGGACGAGGCCGCTGGCTCCTGGCAGACCTTCACCGCTGACGGCGTCATGGTCGCCAGCGCTGAGCCCAGCCGTTATGCTGCCGGTCGCATGTGGAACGAGGGTCTTGCTTTCTACGGCTGGTTGTTCTACCTCAGCAAGTTCTACGAGGTCTTTgacaccctcatcatcctcgccaaggGCAAGCTCAGCTCGACCCTCCAGACCTATCACCACGCTGGTGCCATGATGTGCATGTGGGCTGGTATGCGTTACATGTCGGTTCCTATTTGGATCTTCGTGTTCTTCAACTCCTTCATCCACGCCATGATG TACACCTACTACACTGTGACCGCTTTCAACATCCGCGTCCCAATGTTCATCAAGCGCTCTCTCACCTCGATGCAGATCACCCAGTTCCTCGTCGGTGGTTCCGGTGCGATGATCCACTCTTTCATCTATTACACCATCCCCGTCATGGCTGGCGAGTCTGTCTCTGCTTCCTCCGCCGCTGCCAGCGCTTCTGCCGCGGCCAACGCCTCCGCCGGTCTTGTTGGCAGCATCAAGAACTCTTTCGGCCGCCAGGTCACCCCTTGCATCACCTCCAGTGGCACCACCTTTGCCATCTGGCTCAATGTGTTCTACCTCACCCCCTTGACCTACCTCTTCGTCTCTTTCTTCATCGAGAGCTACCTCCGCCGCAGCAACGCCCCCGCCAAGAACGTCAAGAACAGACGCCTTAGCAATAGCGTCGCCATTGCCGAGAAGGCCGGCTGggaggctgccaagaacGTTGAGCGTGAGGTCTATGGCGAGAGCAACGAGGGTGctgccaagaagggcaagaacGGTCGTGTCCTCCGCAACAGAAACTAG
- a CDS encoding hypothetical protein (EggNog:ENOG503P6W5), translating into MHFRQTLTALTGLVSSVVGAPAPIDRSTTSGGKLKNATNDEKRSLFDTILPPLGNHNIILPGAGLNVLIGSAISQLARIAELELAALIGSQFALAIQLETIKTNIRINHFRAQFPHVVCSLRYYSSVLLTSSPQNCVIICVTNVLDQRDPNNINNRYLLNQLRIDNGFPDKELLIMVTDSQQMTIVPTPTPVTDFSQNPVNSVIPDLNLSPITNNNNNSTQADTLSSSLADTTASLESESTLFPTTTTLPDNTNNAAQPTSSPISPSPTQQPASSLDLGSLIQPTSSPQPRGKSPRQINLVNLPADLSSLPNNDNLDFTHLLNQSLLLPFGSTAPTFGSSLGLVLADPAAIILPGQKEIFVDTLASLQGNCLALQLGLGNTGLGLGGVGFDGQLFGSLEELIQAGVGGLVGGGGGGLNLGQPVIPPGVIAANPDLADEGGVDLVRTVTEELGSTETDTATLTDVLTGTTTTAEDVATGTGIATVTDGPTATETGVATSTEGEVEETASAQARVSRRRRA; encoded by the exons ATGCATTTTCGACAAACACTTACAGCCCTGACAGGCTTGGTTTCGTCAGTGGTAGGAG CGCCAGCCCCTATTGACCGCAGCACAACGTCAGGGGGGAAGCTCAAGAACGCTACCAACGATGAGAAGCGATCTCTTTTTGACACtattcttcctcccctcggGAACCACAACATCATTCTTCCTGGGGCAGGTCTCAATGTCCTCATTGGCAGCGCCATCAGCCAACTTGCTCGGATTGCTGAGCTAGAGCTGGCGGCGCTGATCGGATCACAATTCGCCTTGGCTATTCAGCTTGAGACAATCAAAACCAACATTCGTATCAATCATTTCAGGGCCCAGTTCCCACACGTGGTATGTTCTCTTCGGTACTACTCAAGTGTGCTACTAACTTCTTCCCCCCAGAACTGCGTCATTATTTGTGTAACAAACGTTCTAGATCAACGAGAtccaaacaacatcaacaaccgcTACCTTCTCAACCAGCTCCGTATCGACAACGGCTTCCCAGACAAGGAGCTACTGATCATGGTCACCGACTCCCAGCAAATGACCATTGTTCCTACCCCCACACCAGTGACGGACTTTTCCCAGAACCCAGTCAACTCTGTCATTCCAGACCTAAACCTCAGTccaatcaccaacaacaacaacaactcgaCACAAGCAGAcaccctttcctcctctctaGCTGACACCACCGCTTCCCTCGAATCAGAAtcaaccctcttccccacgaccaccaccctaccagacaacacaaacaacgcAGCCCAACCGACCTcttcccccatctcccccagcccaacTCAAcagccagcctcctccctcgatCTCGGCTCTTTGATCCAGCCTACTTCCTCACCTCAACCCCGTGGCAAATCCCCTCGCCAGATcaacctcgtcaacctcccagcagacctctcctccctccccaacaacgacaacctcGATTTCACCCACCTCCTGAAccaatccctcctcctccccttcggCTCAACTGCCCCGACGTTCGGGTCATCGCTGGGTTTGGTGCTGGCAGACCCAGCAGCTATTATTTTGCCAGGGCAAAAGGAAATATTTGTCGACACGCTGGCTAGTCTGCAGGGTAACTGCCTTGCTTTGCAGTTGGGCCTGGGGAATACGGGGCTAGGTCTGGGGGGGGTAGGGTTTGATGGGCAGTTGTTTGGGagtttggaggagttgattcaggcgggagtgggtgggttggtcggtggtggtggtggtgggttgaaTCTGGGACAGCCGGTGATTCCGCCGGGGGTTATTGCTGCGAATCCGGATTTGgcggatgaggggggtgttgatttGGTTAGGACTGTTACGGAGGAGCTGGGCTCGACTGAGACTGACACGGCTACGTTGACGGATGTTTTGACGGGTACAACAACCACGGCGGAGGATGTGGCGACAGGGACGGGTATTGCTACTGTTACGGATGGGCCGACGGCCACTGAGACGGGTGTTGCTACGTCGacggagggtgaggttgaggagacTGCTTCTGCTCAGGCTAGGgtcagcaggaggaggagggcataG
- the ADE12 gene encoding Adenylosuccinate synthase (COG:F; EggNog:ENOG503NWD9) — protein sequence MPTTIILGSQWGDEGKGKLSDILCQKAQICARAAGGHNAGHSVVYLYAPDYYYYYYYPTTRELTLVFSANSFHLLPSGLINPNCENLIGSGVVVNVEAFFKELNALEEKGLKHVREKILISDRAHVNLTLHAAVDRAEEAQLEGNKKIGTTGRGIGPSYATKASRKGIRVHEIFKEAVFEKKLRTLAEGYKKQFGELFEYDVEEEIARFREYRKLLPNFVCDGPNFIDQAQKSGRDLLIEGANALMLDIDYGTYPYVTSSNTGFGGAVTGLALDYKQIKEVIGVVKAYTTRVGGGPFKTEDLGEAGTKLQEIGREWGVSTGRRRRCGWLDLVVLKYSQLINNYTSWNLTKLDILDTFPTIKVAVAYKDKETGEVIEHFPADLDYLDTLEVVYKEFEGWQTPITSVKTFDALPAQAQAYVKFIEEFTGIPVKWIGTGPARDDMIYL from the exons ATGCCGACTACCATTATTCTTGGTTCCCAATGGG GTGacgagggcaagggcaagctCAGCGATATCCTTTGCCAGAAGGCCCAGATCTGCGCCCGCGCTGCTGGAGGTCACAATGCTGGTCATTCAGTTGT ATACCTCTATGCCCCTgactactactactactactactatCCGACGACGCGCGAATTGACACTTGTGTTTTCTGCCAACAGCTTCCACTTGCTCCCATCAGGCTTGATCAACCCCAACTGCGAGAACCTCATCGGCTCcggcgtcgtcgtcaacGTCGAGGCTTTCTTCAAGGAGCTCAATGCgctcgaggagaagggtcTGAAGCACGTCCGCGAGAAGATCCTCATCAGCGACCGCGCCCATGTCAACCTCACACTCCACGCCGCCGTCGAcagggcggaggaggctcaATTAGAAGGAAACAAGAAGATTGGCACCACCGGCCGCGGCATCGGCCCATCATACGCCACCAAGGCCAGCCGGAAGGGTATCAGGGTTCACGAGATCTTCAAGGAGGCCgtctttgagaagaagctgcGCACTCTGGCCGAGGGGTATAAGAAGCAGTTTGGCGAGCTTTTCGAGTACgacgttgaggaggagattgcccGCTTCCGCGAGTACAGGAAACTGCTTCCCAACTTCGTCTGCGACGGCCCCAACTTCATTGATCAGGCCCAGAAGAGCGGACGGGACCTCTTGATTGAGGGTGCCAATGCCCTGATGTTGGATATTGACTATGGCACCTACCCCTACGTCACTAGCAGCAATACTGGTTTCGGTGGTGCCGTTACTGGTCTTGCGCTCGACTACAAGCAGATAAAGGAGGTTATTGGTGTCGTAAAAGCTTACACC ACcagagttggtggtggtcccTTTAAGACCGAAGACCTCGGTGAGGCCGGCACCAAGCTCCAGGAGATTGGCCGTGAATGGGGTGTTTCTACTGGCAGGAGACGTAGGTGCGGCTGGCTCGACCTTGTCGTGCTGAAGTACTCTCAGCTCATCAACAACTACACATCGTGGAACTTGACCA AGCTCGACATCTTGGACACATTCCCTACCATCAAGGTTGCTGTCGCctacaaggacaaggagacCGGCGAGGTCATCGAGCACTTCCCCGCCGACCTCGACTACCTTGACACTCTCGAGGTTGTCTacaaggagtttgagggcTGGCAAACACCCATCACCTCGGTCAAGACCTTTGACGCCCTTCCCGCGCAAGCACAGGCGTACGTCAAGTTCATTGAGGAGTTCACTGGTATCCCCGTGAAGTGGATCGGTACTGGCC CTGCGCGCGACGACATGATTTATCTTTaa